The following proteins come from a genomic window of Deltaproteobacteria bacterium:
- the tmk gene encoding dTMP kinase encodes MNAGRLIAFEGVDGAGKSTQLRRLAGVLRAGGHTVVETHEPSDGPWGRRIREMARSGARVVPEEELRWFVEDRREHVAQVLRPGVASGALVLTDRYFLSTVAYQGARGLDPARLLAEAEAEFPLPDLALVLDLDPGAGLARVAARGAVAEPAFEDGAFLAGVAERFRALDRPYLEHVDASVSVDRVAAAIRAIVRSRLGL; translated from the coding sequence GTGAACGCCGGTCGCCTGATCGCCTTCGAGGGCGTCGACGGCGCCGGCAAGTCCACCCAGCTCCGCCGCCTCGCCGGCGTGCTGCGCGCCGGCGGCCACACGGTCGTCGAGACGCACGAGCCGAGCGACGGCCCGTGGGGCCGGCGCATCCGCGAGATGGCGCGCTCGGGCGCTCGCGTGGTGCCCGAGGAGGAGCTGCGCTGGTTCGTCGAGGACCGGCGCGAGCACGTGGCGCAGGTCCTGCGTCCCGGTGTGGCGAGCGGCGCGCTCGTGCTCACCGATCGCTACTTCCTCTCGACGGTCGCCTACCAGGGTGCCCGCGGGCTCGATCCCGCGCGGCTGCTGGCCGAGGCGGAGGCCGAGTTCCCGCTCCCCGACCTGGCGCTGGTGCTCGACCTCGACCCCGGGGCGGGGCTCGCCCGGGTGGCGGCGCGCGGCGCCGTCGCGGAGCCGGCCTTCGAGGACGGGGCCTTCCTCGCAGGCGTCGCCGAGCGGTTCCGCGCGCTCGACCGGCCCTACCTGGAACATGTCGACGCCAGCGTCTCGGTCGATCGCGTAGCGGCCGCCATCCGCGCGATCGTGCGCAGCCGACTCGGTCTCTAG
- a CDS encoding SDR family NAD(P)-dependent oxidoreductase, which produces MLHAWQARAEERYRTRLREALRGRRVLITGASSGIGRAFALDAAAAGGDLVLVARRREELERVAGECRRRGGRAEVRPADLADIGAVRELTEALGREERAVEVLVSNAGVSLRRPLASHRPEDLERLAAVNYLGPAALTLGLLPAMLARGAGHVVHVSTIGTQTGAPLFAAYVAAKAACDHFLRTLRLELGERGIAVTAVHMPLVRTPMMAPSRIYELFPALTAERAARRIGWAVVKRPLRVAPRWATALELGHVLAPRLVQRAFAWGHEPLHGWFGRRLARRDRLRAGRDR; this is translated from the coding sequence ATGCTGCACGCCTGGCAGGCGAGGGCGGAGGAGCGCTACCGGACGCGGCTGCGAGAGGCGCTGCGCGGCCGGCGCGTCCTGATCACGGGCGCCTCTTCGGGGATCGGACGCGCCTTCGCGCTCGATGCCGCGGCCGCCGGTGGCGACCTCGTCCTGGTGGCGCGCCGGCGCGAGGAGCTCGAGCGGGTCGCCGGGGAGTGTCGCCGGCGCGGCGGCCGGGCCGAGGTGCGCCCGGCGGACCTAGCCGACATCGGCGCGGTCCGCGAGCTCACGGAAGCGCTCGGGCGCGAGGAGCGAGCGGTCGAGGTGCTCGTCAGCAACGCCGGTGTCTCGCTGCGCCGCCCGCTCGCCAGCCACCGGCCCGAGGACCTCGAGCGCCTGGCCGCCGTGAACTACCTGGGGCCGGCCGCGCTCACGCTCGGGCTCCTGCCCGCCATGCTCGCGCGGGGCGCCGGCCACGTCGTCCACGTCTCCACGATCGGCACCCAGACCGGGGCGCCGCTTTTCGCAGCCTACGTGGCGGCCAAGGCCGCCTGTGATCACTTCCTGCGGACGCTCCGCCTGGAGCTCGGCGAGCGCGGCATCGCCGTCACCGCGGTCCACATGCCGCTCGTGCGCACCCCGATGATGGCGCCCTCGCGCATCTACGAGCTCTTCCCCGCGCTCACCGCCGAGCGCGCCGCGCGACGCATCGGCTGGGCCGTCGTGAAGCGCCCGCTCCGGGTGGCGCCGCGCTGGGCCACCGCGCTCGAGCTCGGCCACGTGCTGGCCCCGCGCCTCGTGCAGCGGGCCTTCGCGTGGGGCCACGAGCCGCTCCACGGCTGGTTCGGGCGGCGCCTCGCGCGCCGCGACCGGCTCCGCGCGGGGCGCGATCGCTAG
- the atpB gene encoding F0F1 ATP synthase subunit A, with the protein MNIYRPLEHAGVDWVIQAALLAVTLLVLAAVAVRRSLATSDGGLLPDQGITVRNVIEAVLEGLASLAHQIIGDDYKRFMPLVASIFFFILISNLLGLVPAVGGATSDISVGLAWGTIVFFVYHYVGIAKQGWKYVYQFTGPLFDLKIGGKHLHVPLLAPLMIPIELPLNVARIFTLAIRLLANMFADHTVVAVWLGLVPIAIPAIFLGLGLVVAFIQAFVFALLSMIYIGLALEEHH; encoded by the coding sequence GTGAACATCTACCGGCCGCTCGAGCACGCGGGGGTCGACTGGGTGATCCAGGCGGCGCTGCTCGCGGTGACGCTGCTGGTGCTGGCGGCCGTGGCGGTGCGGCGCTCGCTCGCGACGAGCGACGGCGGCCTGCTGCCCGACCAGGGCATCACGGTGCGCAACGTGATCGAGGCGGTCCTCGAGGGACTCGCGAGCCTCGCGCACCAGATCATCGGCGACGACTACAAGCGCTTCATGCCGCTCGTGGCCTCGATCTTCTTCTTCATCCTGATCTCGAACCTGCTCGGCCTCGTCCCGGCCGTGGGCGGAGCGACGAGCGACATCTCGGTCGGGCTCGCCTGGGGCACGATCGTGTTCTTCGTCTATCACTACGTCGGGATCGCCAAGCAGGGGTGGAAGTACGTCTACCAGTTCACCGGCCCGCTCTTCGACCTGAAGATCGGGGGCAAGCACCTCCACGTGCCGCTGCTCGCGCCGCTCATGATCCCGATCGAGCTGCCGCTCAACGTGGCGCGCATCTTCACCCTGGCGATCCGGTTGCTCGCGAACATGTTCGCGGACCACACCGTGGTCGCCGTCTGGCTCGGGCTCGTGCCGATCGCGATTCCCGCGATCTTCCTCGGGCTCGGGCTCGTGGTCGCGTTCATCCAGGCGTTCGTGTTCGCGCTGCTCAGCATGATCTACATCGGTCTGGCCCTCGAGGAGCATCATTAG
- a CDS encoding CPBP family intramembrane metalloprotease, producing MSPPPDAKAAREPRAFPSPFQASLLVLSGVFVASLVAALVQEATSPTTAAGLATVFGLGAAALLGASHVPPPHAERLGLRRLRPAQLVALVLLLPVVLLAAELDPLLSTWLPAPDAAAYEQRLREALPTGEKLGLVETVVVVMGLAPLVEEWLFRGVIQQGLVAHLGATGGIFVTALLFALGHGGAGLSVQAWAAVVAQVFVLGLAFGWVRHATGSLFAAILLHAGTNGLGVLALTLGQSQAAAAGGHLPLGVLAGAALSVALGGWWLRRIPPVPAAPEPSSRGADDVDL from the coding sequence ATGAGCCCGCCCCCGGACGCGAAGGCCGCGCGCGAGCCGCGGGCCTTCCCGAGCCCCTTCCAGGCTTCGCTCCTCGTGCTCTCCGGGGTCTTCGTCGCGAGCCTGGTCGCGGCGCTCGTCCAGGAGGCGACCTCCCCGACCACGGCTGCCGGCCTGGCGACCGTCTTCGGGCTCGGTGCGGCGGCGCTCCTCGGCGCGAGCCACGTCCCGCCACCCCATGCCGAGCGGCTCGGCCTGCGCCGTCTGCGCCCCGCGCAGCTCGTTGCGCTCGTGCTGCTCCTGCCCGTGGTGCTGCTCGCGGCCGAGCTCGACCCGCTGCTCTCGACCTGGCTGCCCGCTCCCGACGCCGCGGCGTACGAGCAGCGCCTGCGCGAGGCGCTTCCGACCGGCGAGAAGCTCGGGCTCGTCGAGACCGTGGTCGTCGTGATGGGGCTCGCGCCGCTCGTCGAGGAGTGGCTCTTCCGCGGCGTGATCCAGCAGGGCCTCGTGGCGCACCTCGGTGCAACGGGCGGCATCTTCGTGACGGCACTGCTCTTTGCGCTCGGCCACGGCGGGGCGGGCCTGTCGGTGCAGGCCTGGGCGGCCGTCGTGGCGCAGGTCTTCGTGCTCGGGCTCGCCTTCGGCTGGGTGCGCCACGCGACCGGCTCGCTCTTCGCCGCGATCCTGCTCCACGCCGGCACGAACGGACTCGGCGTGCTCGCGCTCACGCTCGGCCAGAGCCAGGCCGCAGCAGCGGGCGGCCACCTCCCGCTCGGCGTGCTCGCCGGGGCCGCGCTATCCGTGGCGCTCGGCGGCTGGTGGCTGCGCCGCATCCCGCCGGTCCCGGCCGCCCCGGAGCCGTCCTCGCGTGGAGCCGACGATGTTGATCTATGA
- the hemL gene encoding glutamate-1-semialdehyde 2,1-aminomutase, whose protein sequence is MKHERSKRLMVRARKVIPGGVNSPVRAYGTVGGTAPFLVRGRGARIWDSDGNEYVDYVGSWGPLILGHAHPAVLRAVRAAAAAGTSFGAPTEREVELAELVCRALPSVERVRFVSSGTEAAMSAIRLARGATGRPRILKFDGCYHGHADSLLVGAGSGVATLAIPGSPGVPPELAALTMQAPFNDLDAVADAFRRRPGEIACVLVEPVAGNMGCVPPVAGFLEGLRALCDRHGALLVFDEVMTGFRVAFGGAQERYGVRPDLTILGKVVGGGLPAAAYGGRADLMAQIAPEGPIYQAGTLSGNPLAMAAGLATLRELEKPGTYPALEARSRTLAEGLAERAAAAGVELATSAVGGLFGFFFHPGPVRDFETAKKASAERFRAFFHALLEAGVYLPPSPFEACFVSLAHRPADVAATLAAAGRAFRRLR, encoded by the coding sequence ATGAAGCACGAGCGTTCGAAGCGGCTCATGGTGCGCGCCCGGAAGGTGATCCCGGGCGGCGTGAACAGCCCCGTCCGGGCCTACGGCACGGTCGGCGGGACGGCGCCCTTCCTGGTGCGCGGCAGGGGCGCGCGGATCTGGGACTCGGACGGCAACGAGTACGTCGACTACGTGGGCTCGTGGGGGCCGCTGATCCTCGGCCACGCCCATCCGGCGGTGTTGCGCGCGGTGCGCGCCGCGGCGGCCGCCGGCACCAGCTTCGGCGCGCCGACCGAGCGCGAGGTGGAGCTGGCGGAGCTCGTCTGCCGCGCGCTCCCGTCGGTCGAGCGGGTGCGCTTCGTGTCGTCGGGCACCGAGGCGGCGATGAGCGCGATCCGGCTGGCGCGCGGCGCCACCGGCCGCCCGCGCATCCTCAAGTTCGACGGCTGCTACCACGGGCACGCCGACTCGCTGCTGGTGGGAGCGGGCAGCGGGGTGGCGACCCTCGCGATCCCGGGCTCGCCGGGGGTGCCGCCCGAGCTCGCGGCGCTCACCATGCAGGCGCCCTTCAACGACCTCGACGCCGTGGCCGACGCCTTCCGGCGTCGGCCCGGCGAGATCGCCTGCGTGCTGGTCGAGCCGGTGGCCGGGAACATGGGCTGCGTGCCGCCCGTCGCGGGCTTCCTCGAGGGCCTGCGCGCGCTCTGCGACCGGCACGGCGCGCTGCTCGTCTTCGACGAGGTGATGACGGGCTTCCGGGTCGCCTTCGGCGGCGCGCAGGAACGTTACGGCGTGAGGCCCGACCTCACGATCCTCGGCAAGGTGGTGGGAGGCGGGCTCCCGGCCGCGGCCTACGGCGGGCGCGCGGACCTGATGGCGCAGATCGCGCCCGAGGGCCCGATCTACCAGGCGGGCACCCTGTCCGGGAATCCGCTCGCGATGGCCGCCGGGCTCGCGACCCTGCGCGAGCTCGAGAAGCCCGGGACCTATCCCGCCCTCGAGGCACGCAGCCGCACGCTCGCCGAGGGGCTCGCCGAGCGCGCGGCGGCGGCGGGAGTCGAGCTCGCGACGAGCGCGGTGGGGGGCCTGTTCGGCTTCTTCTTCCACCCGGGCCCGGTGCGCGACTTCGAGACCGCGAAGAAGGCCAGCGCCGAGCGCTTCCGCGCCTTCTTCCACGCGCTGCTCGAGGCCGGCGTCTACCTGCCGCCGTCGCCCTTCGAGGCCTGCTTCGTGTCCCTCGCCCACCGCCCCGCCGACGTCGCCGCCACCCTCGCTGCAGCCGGGCGGGCCTTCCGGCGCCTGCGTTGA
- a CDS encoding ATP synthase F0 subunit C, whose protein sequence is MVRFSKLLVFTFAALLVADVAFAQEAAEHGAGWGPALGAGLAFGLAALGCGLGQGLTASNTTAGIARNPGAAGAMNTPFILGMALIESIALVGFVTAFLLIGEI, encoded by the coding sequence ATGGTCCGGTTCTCGAAGCTGCTGGTCTTCACCTTTGCTGCGTTGCTGGTGGCCGACGTGGCCTTCGCCCAGGAAGCCGCCGAGCACGGTGCGGGCTGGGGCCCGGCGCTCGGCGCAGGCCTCGCCTTCGGCCTCGCGGCGCTCGGCTGCGGCCTCGGCCAGGGTCTCACCGCCAGCAACACCACCGCCGGCATCGCCCGCAACCCGGGCGCGGCGGGGGCGATGAACACCCCGTTCATCCTCGGGATGGCGCTCATCGAGTCGATCGCGCTGGTCGGCTTCGTGACCGCCTTCCTCCTGATCGGCGAGATCTGA
- a CDS encoding AtpZ/AtpI family protein — MPDPLAAKRGMASAYQGAIEAVVAMVICAAAGWWVDRRFGSEPWGLFAGMAFGFAALLLRLLRIKTPTIGRADPLPGDDEGDRDPGWSSVLTPERDRDRDPDRDGDEQSGGAPESK, encoded by the coding sequence GTGCCCGACCCGCTCGCGGCGAAGCGAGGCATGGCGTCGGCCTACCAGGGGGCGATCGAGGCCGTGGTGGCGATGGTGATCTGCGCCGCCGCCGGCTGGTGGGTCGACCGGCGCTTCGGTAGCGAGCCCTGGGGGCTCTTCGCGGGCATGGCGTTCGGGTTCGCAGCGCTGCTGCTGCGCCTGCTGCGGATCAAGACGCCGACGATCGGACGGGCGGACCCGCTGCCGGGTGACGACGAGGGCGACCGGGATCCGGGCTGGAGCAGCGTCCTGACACCGGAGCGTGACCGGGATCGCGATCCGGATCGGGACGGAGACGAGCAGAGCGGCGGAGCGCCGGAGTCGAAGTGA
- a CDS encoding diguanylate cyclase: MNGWAPFLLVAAGGYLALGSALLRRRSGPGTRTIALCMLGVAVWTIAAVVEWQAGSREVVRLAAKVKYTAIALVPPLLLLFLVRHLERLRVRPWHVAGLLALPAVTVALVWTNDLHGWMWTMSAADAIHHGTIRARWGPWFWRVHLPYSYLLIATSVAMIASEWWRESKLHRSQVALLLVATLLPSVVNVLFTIGFFEMEFGPTPIALSLSCMLYAWGFLRLQLFRMSGVAYHTVFDHMQDGVVVADGYDRVVDVNPAALRMLGCERDRAVGYRVEELLASASGLAEALRARAGSAQVETADGRRLDLSISPILLPRGGLRGRVVMLRDGTERQRAEAALRRSEALVRGIVDGSPNGILRLRPRRDAAGEVRDFLCVFANPAAAAWMGKAQVELMGRPFRDAVHPHTPFLFQAFREVVRTGEACDVERPVLRGGEELWLRFLAVPAGEDLLVTVVDVTEPKQRERAMEEAACQDPLTGLLNRRGLEADAAALLADTTEQPVPAALLFVDLDDFKRVNDSLGHEAGDLLLCEVAARLQRCTRGPDLLARLGGDEFVLLLPDVGAAGARDVAERVLAAAREPVAIDGRDVACGVSVGIALFPEDGGDLKGLLQAADRAMYRAKTAGGGIAGAA, from the coding sequence ATGAACGGCTGGGCACCGTTCCTGCTCGTTGCGGCCGGTGGCTACCTGGCGCTCGGGAGCGCCCTGCTCCGGCGCCGCTCCGGGCCGGGGACGCGCACGATCGCCCTGTGCATGCTCGGGGTCGCGGTGTGGACGATCGCCGCGGTCGTCGAGTGGCAGGCCGGCTCGCGCGAGGTGGTGCGGCTCGCGGCCAAGGTCAAGTACACCGCGATCGCGCTGGTGCCGCCGCTGCTCCTGCTCTTCCTGGTCCGCCACCTCGAGCGCCTGCGCGTGCGGCCCTGGCACGTCGCCGGGCTCCTCGCGCTGCCGGCCGTGACGGTCGCGCTGGTCTGGACCAATGACCTGCACGGCTGGATGTGGACGATGTCGGCCGCCGATGCGATCCATCACGGCACGATCCGCGCGCGCTGGGGGCCGTGGTTCTGGCGCGTCCACCTGCCCTACTCCTACCTGCTGATCGCCACCAGCGTCGCGATGATCGCCTCCGAGTGGTGGCGCGAATCCAAGCTGCACCGCTCGCAGGTGGCGCTGCTGCTCGTGGCCACCCTGCTGCCCTCGGTCGTGAACGTGCTCTTCACGATCGGCTTCTTCGAGATGGAGTTCGGCCCGACGCCGATCGCGCTGTCGCTGAGCTGCATGCTCTACGCCTGGGGCTTCCTGCGGCTCCAGCTCTTCCGCATGAGCGGCGTCGCCTACCACACGGTCTTCGACCACATGCAGGACGGGGTGGTCGTGGCGGACGGCTACGACCGCGTCGTGGACGTGAATCCGGCGGCGCTGCGGATGCTCGGCTGCGAGCGGGATCGCGCCGTCGGCTATCGCGTCGAGGAGCTGCTGGCGAGCGCGTCCGGCCTCGCCGAGGCGCTGCGCGCGCGCGCCGGCAGCGCGCAGGTCGAGACCGCCGACGGGCGCCGCCTCGATCTCTCGATCTCGCCGATCCTGCTGCCGCGCGGCGGCCTGCGCGGCCGCGTCGTGATGCTCCGCGACGGGACCGAGCGCCAGCGCGCCGAGGCCGCCCTACGCCGCAGCGAAGCGCTCGTGCGCGGCATCGTCGACGGCTCGCCGAACGGGATCCTGCGCCTGCGCCCGCGCCGCGACGCGGCCGGCGAGGTGCGCGACTTCCTGTGCGTGTTCGCGAACCCGGCCGCCGCCGCCTGGATGGGCAAGGCGCAGGTCGAGCTGATGGGCCGGCCCTTCCGGGACGCCGTCCACCCGCACACGCCCTTCCTGTTCCAGGCCTTCCGCGAGGTGGTGCGCACGGGCGAGGCCTGCGACGTCGAGCGCCCGGTCCTGCGTGGCGGCGAGGAGCTCTGGCTGCGCTTCCTCGCGGTGCCGGCGGGCGAGGACCTGCTCGTGACGGTCGTCGACGTGACCGAGCCCAAGCAGCGCGAGCGCGCGATGGAGGAGGCGGCCTGCCAGGACCCCCTCACGGGGCTCCTGAACCGCCGCGGCCTCGAGGCCGACGCCGCCGCGCTCCTTGCCGACACCACCGAGCAGCCGGTGCCGGCCGCCCTGCTCTTCGTCGACCTCGACGACTTCAAGCGCGTGAACGACTCGCTCGGCCACGAGGCCGGCGACCTCCTGCTCTGCGAGGTGGCCGCGCGCCTCCAGCGCTGCACGCGCGGGCCCGACCTCCTGGCCCGCCTCGGCGGCGACGAGTTCGTGCTGCTGCTGCCCGACGTCGGCGCGGCCGGTGCCCGCGACGTCGCCGAGCGCGTGCTTGCCGCCGCCCGCGAGCCGGTCGCGATCGACGGCCGCGACGTGGCGTGCGGCGTGAGCGTCGGGATCGCGCTCTTCCCCGAGGACGGCGGCGACCTGAAGGGCCTCCTCCAGGCGGCGGACCGCGCGATGTACCGCGCGAAGACGGCGGGGGGCGGGATCGCCGGGGCGGCCTGA
- the pyrF gene encoding orotidine-5'-phosphate decarboxylase — protein sequence MAAATEPPPPRAIPPRERLIVALDFANPGEARRLVRALGDAVAFYKVGLELFCADGAFPFVRELLDGGRKVFLDLKLLDIPATVGAAVRNVRAQGAHFVTVHAGRRVLEAACAEKGATGVLAVTVLTSLDAADLRDLGYPPSVTAEDLVLQRARTALAAGCDGVVASPLEVRRLRAELGDRLAIVTPGIRPASPASGHGAGGGDDQRRVATPRTAFEAGADYVVIGRPIREAPDPRAAALAVQATIAELFG from the coding sequence ATGGCCGCCGCGACCGAGCCGCCGCCGCCCCGCGCGATCCCGCCGCGCGAGCGCCTGATCGTCGCGCTCGACTTCGCGAACCCCGGCGAGGCGCGGCGGCTCGTGCGCGCGCTCGGCGACGCGGTGGCCTTCTACAAGGTGGGCCTCGAGCTCTTCTGCGCCGACGGCGCCTTCCCCTTCGTGCGCGAGCTGCTCGACGGCGGCCGCAAGGTCTTCCTCGACCTGAAGCTCCTCGACATCCCCGCGACCGTCGGCGCGGCGGTGCGCAACGTGCGAGCCCAGGGCGCGCACTTCGTGACCGTGCACGCGGGCCGGCGCGTGCTCGAGGCGGCCTGTGCCGAGAAGGGCGCGACGGGGGTCCTGGCCGTGACGGTGCTGACGAGCCTCGACGCCGCCGACCTGCGCGATCTCGGCTATCCGCCCTCGGTCACGGCGGAGGATCTCGTCCTGCAACGCGCGCGCACGGCGCTCGCGGCCGGCTGCGACGGCGTCGTGGCCTCGCCGCTCGAGGTGCGCCGGCTGCGCGCCGAGCTGGGCGATCGGCTCGCGATCGTGACGCCGGGCATCCGGCCGGCGAGCCCGGCCAGCGGGCACGGGGCGGGCGGCGGCGACGACCAGCGCCGCGTTGCGACCCCCCGCACGGCCTTCGAGGCGGGCGCCGACTACGTCGTGATCGGACGCCCGATCCGGGAGGCGCCCGATCCGCGGGCCGCGGCGCTCGCCGTGCAGGCGACGATCGCCGAGCTGTTCGGCTAG
- a CDS encoding glutathione S-transferase family protein, protein MLIYDAESPAPRRLRMFLLEKGLELPAVTVDVFAGENREPAFLAVNPAGQTPALRCDDGSTLGEAVAIAEYLEELHPAPALIGSTPEERARTRQWWRRVELNVTEFIHNAYHYAEGLARFESRIPVLPDAAAGLKAVAQDRLRWLDGLLGTGPYLCGERFSAADVWLYVWLDFGLAAGQPFDRALPRVGPWFERVAARPSAAGSRSLLPAARTGGA, encoded by the coding sequence ATGTTGATCTATGACGCCGAGAGCCCGGCCCCGCGCCGCCTGCGGATGTTCCTGCTCGAGAAGGGCCTCGAGCTGCCGGCCGTCACGGTGGACGTCTTCGCCGGCGAGAACCGCGAGCCCGCGTTCCTCGCCGTCAATCCGGCGGGCCAGACACCGGCCCTGCGCTGCGACGACGGCAGCACGCTCGGGGAGGCGGTCGCCATCGCCGAGTACCTCGAGGAGCTGCACCCGGCGCCGGCCCTGATCGGCAGCACGCCCGAGGAGCGGGCCCGGACCCGGCAGTGGTGGCGGCGCGTGGAGCTCAACGTCACCGAGTTCATCCACAACGCCTATCACTATGCCGAGGGGCTCGCGCGCTTCGAGTCGCGCATCCCGGTCCTGCCGGACGCGGCAGCCGGACTGAAGGCCGTCGCGCAGGATCGCCTGCGCTGGCTGGACGGCCTGCTCGGGACGGGCCCCTACCTGTGTGGCGAGCGCTTCAGCGCCGCCGACGTGTGGCTCTACGTGTGGCTCGACTTCGGCCTCGCCGCCGGCCAGCCCTTCGACCGCGCCCTGCCGCGCGTGGGACCGTGGTTCGAGCGGGTGGCAGCGCGGCCGAGCGCCGCCGGCAGCCGCTCGTTGCTGCCGGCCGCCCGGACCGGGGGCGCATGA